TATAAATCTTTTGCATCAATATTTTTATAATCCTCAAAACTAAAAGTATTAATATCAAATGGTTTACTCATATCAAATTTTATATCTGCACTATTACTTTTCTGAGTTTTTGAAGTTGTATATTCTAGTGTTACAGCTTGTGTTGATTGTACTTGCATTGCTTATCCTTTTCTAATTTACTATTACCTAGTTCTAAGATTTTTTTTCATAATCCCCCTTTAAAAATAATTATATTATATATATTAATATAATATTTGTCAATATATTAAGGTACTAATTAATATTATACTAGTATGATATTTTTCTTAAGGATATAAAATGGAAATCAATAGTAATTCATCTTCACATACAATTATTACAAACAAAGGATAAGTGTATGGCAAGAAAAAGCAGCTTTCTATCATATTGATCTGTCAATAGAAAACAGGATACTAAACTCTATATAGTCTTCTCCTTATCATCTAGTTTTTGGAACAAAATTATAAAATCTTACTTACTGGCTTTATAACCTTTATTTAGAGATATAATTTGTTCCCAAAAGTATTCAAGAAATAGAGTTTAGAGATTATCTCAAACTCTTAGGACTTTTTGAACAACAAATATTACTTTTTAAGTCATAAATTTAAAATTAATCTAGTATGTCCTCAAACAATATTGCCAACAATGAAAAAGTTCCACTCTCTAAATCTCTTCTAGCTTCTTATCATATAAAACCATCAACTCGTCTAATTTAAGTTGATTCTCTTCTAAAGATTCAAACATCTGCTCTACTTCATCTTCTTGTTTTTTGATAACTTGAGATAGCTCTATAATCTTGCTATTATCACCTTGATTTGAAGCTTGGATTAGTTCTGCTTGTTGTTTTTCAATGTGGTCTTCTATTTCCATAATAGAGTTTTCAAGTTTCTCAATCTTCTTTTTTAAAGGATTTGTTTCTTTACTTCTTTCTTGAATAATTGAAGCTCTTAACTTTTTGTTCTCTTTTTTATTTACTTTAGGTTGTTTTGGTTTCTCTTTTTGTTCTTCACCTTCTTCCTCTTCCCAACCAATTTTCTCTAAGAACTCATCATAAGTTCCATCAAAATAATCAGCTCCATCTTTTGCGAAAACAATAAGTCTATCACATACTTGTCTTAATAACTCTTCTGAGTGAGTTACAATGATACAAGAACCTTCAAAGTTTTTAATAGCTTTTGTAAGGGAATCAATTGATTGCATATCAAGGTGGTTTGTAGGCTCATCAAGAAACAGTAAGTTTACATCTTTTGCTAAGATTTGTCCTAGCATTACCCTACTTTTTTCTCCCCCTGATAAAAGTGAAATTTTCTTTTTAACATCATCTCCACTAAACATCATGGAACCACAAATACCCCTTACTGTAGCTTCAGGAAGTTTTGCATTTGAAACATAGATTTCATCCATAATTGTATTGTTTGGATTAAGATGAGAAATATTTGTTTGTCCAAAGTGACCAAAAGTAGTAGTTCCATGATAATCAATAGTTCCACTAAGTGGTTTTAGCTCTTTTGCAATATTATTTAGAAGTGTAGATTTACCCTTACCATTTTTACCAATGATTCCTAAAGTCTCACCTTTTTTTAGAGTAAAAGAGATATCTTTAAAAAGTATTTCATTCTCTTTATATCCAAAGCTTAAATCTTTTACATCAAGTAAAACCTTAGCAGGAGTATCTTTATAGTTAAAGTCAAACTCTAAAGTTGCTTCATCTACAATTGAATCCATCTCATCCATTTTTTCTAAAAGTTTAACTTTTGATTGAGCTTGAGCAGCTGTTGAAGCTCTTGCTTTATTTTTAGCAATAAACTCTTCTAACTCTTTTCTTTTCTTATCTTGTGCTTCTTTTTGTTTTTCATAGTGTTCATCATTTGCTTCAAGTTGAGCATAAAACTTATGAGTACTTCCTTCAAGCATAAATAAGGATTGTCTTACAATACCCATTGTATGTGTACAAACAGTATCCATAAAGTCTCTATCGTGAGTAATAAGTATCACTTCACCATCAAAGCTTTTTAAAAAGTTTTTTAACCATCTTAAAGAAAGGATATCTAAGTAGTTTGTAGGCTCATCTAGAAGTAATAAATTTGGTTCTGTAATTAAAAGTTTTGCTAGGTTTATCCTAATTTGATAACCACCAGAAAAAGATAAAGGATCTTTTTGTAAATCTTCATGAGAAAATCCTAGACCAAAAAGTATCTTTTCTACTTTATAAATAGAGTACTTGTCATCTTCGGCTAAAGCTAAAGCTGTTTCATCCACTAAAGTTTTTTCTGTAAAAACCAAGTGTTGTTTTAAAGCCCCAATCTTATAGTTCTTAGGAATTAGAATTTCCCCATCATCAGCTTGCTCTTCACCTAAAATAAGTTTAAAAAGTGTAGATTTACCTGTACCGTTTCTTCCTACAAGACCAACTCTTTGACCTTGTCCTAATATTAAATTTAAATCTGTAAATAGTGTCTTTTCACCAAAATGTTTTGAAAGATTTTTTAGTTGTATCATGATGCTCTTTATATATTTTGTTTTAAAAAGTGATTGTACAGTAAACTCAATTATACATCACTCAAAGAAAGTTTTACCAAACTTCATCAAAGCTTTTGTTCTCGTAAATATCTTTTGTAAGTTTAGTTAATCCTGTTTTTTCTAAGACTTTGATTACTTTTATTGGCCAAGTTTTTCTGTAGTTAAAAGAGTTTTTCTTTCCACCAATATGATTTATAAACTCTTCATTAAGTTCTTTTGTAAAAAGTATCTCTTTTCCATGCTTTTTAATCTGCTCATCTAAAAAGGCTCTTGCACCATTAAAAGCTTTAAAACGATTTTCATAACTTATCCAAAGGGTACAAAACTCTTCTATATTTTTAAGATTTGCTTTTTTCTTTGCTTCTTTATTATAATCAAAGTAATCAAGATTTGTAGTAGTTCCAGCTATACCTTTTGGTCTATAATCTTTTTTAAGACTCTTTGGTCTTTGTTTCCATACTAATTCATCTTTTAAAAAAGTTGCTATCTCTTTTTTATTGTATATTACTTTATATGGCTCTTTTGTATTTGGTAAATACAAAGAAGGTAGAGCCTTATCATTTTTATTTGCACCAAGGCTTAAGATATTTCCAGAAATAGAAGCTACATAACCTCTTCCATATCCAGACTCTACACTTGCTATTGCTAAGATAGCTGCTGGTGGCATATTGTGTTTCAAAGATATATCTACTGTTTCTTTTACTAAAGAGGAATAAAACTTCTTTACATGGATATATTTTCTATATGAAAAGTTTTTATCATAAGAGAATAAAAAGTTTGTAAGTAGTAGTAATATTAAAATATGTTTCATAATAAACTTTATCATAATTTTCTTTTTATTGAAATATATTATAAAGTTACCTAGAAAAGAGTATACTTTAAAAAGAGGAGATATAATGGAAAAGTCTCATAAAATCATCTATAGTATTTATATATTGATTTGGATTATTTTAGCAATAAACCCTAAATATCCAGAAGACTGGTTTTTGGAAAATATATTAGTATTTCTACTTTTTCCATTTGTACTTTGGTCTGATATAAAATACAAATACACTCTTTTAAGTATCTTTTTCCTTTTAATATTTGCAAGTTTACACTCACTTGGTGCTCACTTTACATATGCCCAAATGGAGTACTTTGATTTTATAACACAACTCTTTGGCTTTGAAAGAAATCATTTTGATAGAGTAGTACATTTTCTTTTTGGACTACTTGTTTTTAGAAGTTTATTTGAGATAGTTGTTGTTTATTCAAATAGTTTAAAAAGTGCCCTATTTTTTACTTTTACTTTAGTGGTTTGTATTGCTACAATTTATGAATTAGTAGAATGGTTTGCAGCAGTTACTTTCTACCCTGAATTAGGAATGGCTTTCTTAGGAACACAAGGAGATATTTGGGATGCACATAAAGATACACTTTTAGCTTGTATTGGTGCACTTATTAATATAATGTTTTATAATCATTACAAAAAGCTATGGGTTTTAAAGAAATTTAAATAAAATAACCTAAACTACACAATAAAAAAGCTTCTTTTATAAATAATAATAATTTTTCTCTCCTTTAAGAAATATTCTTATAAGATATAATATTAAAGGATATTTATGAGTGCAAATAAACCTAGTAAGAAAAACTATATCTTTATTGATTTTGAAAATGTGCAACCTTCATCACTAAACATTCCAGAAAACAACAACTACAAAGTTTTCATTTTTGTTGGAGCAAACCAAAAGAAAATACCTGTAGAACTTGCAACATCTATACAAAATCTAGGAAACAAAGCTGAATACATAATTATAAATGGAGTTGGTAAAAATGCATTAGATTTTCATATTGCTTTTTATATAGGAAAACTAAGTGTAACTGAACCTACTGCTTTTTTTCATATAATATCAAAGGACACTGGATATGATGTATTGATTTCACATCTAAAAGAAAAAAAGATATCTGTCTACAGATATACAAATTTCAATGAAATCCCACTTGTAAAGAAGTCTACTTTTGAAACACTCTCAGCAAATGCACAAATCACTGAAATAGCTGATTACTTAGTAAGAAGAGGAAATGCAAAACCTAGAAAGGTAAATACTCTAGCAAATACTATTATGTCTATATCTGGAAGAACTTTATGTCAAGAAAAAATAAATGATTTAATAAACCTTTTAGAACAGAAAAAAATGATAACAATAAAAGATAAAAGTGTTACATATAAGTTAAGAAATAGCAAATAAATAAGCCCATCTTCAAAAGAAGATAGGCTTATTTCAAATTGTTTAAACAGTTTAAACTATTTTTTCTTTACAGCTTTTTTATTTGGTAAGTCAGTAATACTTCCATGGAAGATTTCTGCACACATACCAACTGATTCGTGTAAAGTTGGGTGAGCATGAATTGTTAATCCAATATCTTCAGCATCACAATCCATTTCAAGAGCTAATGAAATTTCACCAAGTAATTCACCTGCATTTTCACCAACTAAAGAACCACCGATTAATTGGTGAGTATCTTTATCAAAGATTAGTTTTGTCATACCTGTTTCAGATACATCTGAAGCTAATGCTCTACCAGAAGCAGACCAAGGGAATGATGCAACCTCATAGTTGATTCCAGCCTCTTTTGCTTCAATTTCACTCATACCAGCAGTTGCAATTTCTGGGAATGTATATGCAATACCAGGAATTTGTTTAGGTTCAAAGAATACTTTGTGACCTGCGATAACTTCTGCTGCAACATGACCTTCATGTACTGCTTTATGAGCAAGCATTGGTTGACCAATAATATCACCAATAGCAAAGATATGAGGAACTTTTGTTCTCATTTGATTATCTACAGAGATAAATCCTTTATCATCAACTTCAACACCAGTATTTTCTAATCCTATGTTTAATCCATTTGGAGTTCTACCCATAGCAACTAATACTGCGTCATAAGTTTGAGGTTCAGCAGGTGCATTATCACCTTTAAACTCTACATAAATACCCTCTTGCTTAGGAATGATAGCTTGAGTTTGAGTTTTAAACATAAAGTTAAACTTCTTCTCATTTGCTTTTGTATATACCTTAACGATATCTTTATCAGTTCCTGTCATAACTTGAGGACCTCTAACAACTACATCAATCTCAGACCCTAATCTTTGATATACAGTAGCCATTTCAAGACCAATAATTCCACCACCCATTACAAGTAGTCTTTTTGGAACTTCTTTTACTTCAAGTGCATTTGTAGAATCCCAAATTCTTGGATCTTCATGAGGAATGAATCCCATTTTAGAAGACTGAGAACCAGCTGCAATAATACAATTATCAAATGAAACTTTAGTTTGTTCACCCTCTTTATCTGTATGATTTACAATAACAGTATGCTCATCTACAAATTTAGCAACACCTTGAACAACAGTTACTTTTCTCATTTTAGCCATAGCAGACAGACCATCAGTAAGTTTTTTAACAACTCCTGATTTATATGCTGCTACACCTGGTAAATCAATTTCTGGTTTAGGGAACTTGATACCAGCATGCTCAATATGTGCAGCTTCATCAATAACTTTAGCAACATGAAGTAATGCTTTTGAAGGAATACAACCAACATTTAAACAAACTCCACCTAAAGTTGGGTGTCTTTCTACTAAAACAGTATCTAAACCTAAGTCAGCACATCTAAATGCAGCAGAATATCCACCAGGACCTGCTCCAATTACAAGAACTTGACCTTTTACTTCTTTTGCATTAGCACTTACTTCAACATTTGAAGGTGCTGGTTTAGAAGCAGCAGGTGCAGCTGTAGGAGCTGCTTTTGCTTCTTCTTTAACTGGCTCAGCTGCTGCTTCATCTTGAACTTCAACTCTAGCAATTAAATCACCAGAGTTTACTTTATCTCCAACTTTCACAAGAATCTCTTTGATAATTCCTGCTTCTGTTGTTGGAACGTCCATAGAAGCTTTTTCAGTCTCTAAAGTGATAAGTCCATCTTCTACTTCAACTTCATCACCAACTTCAACCATAACTTCAATTAAATCTACATCTTTATCTGCACCTAAATCAGGAATAAGAATATCAACAATTTTACCCATCTGTACTCCTTATAGACTTAATAGTCTGATGTCACTTAAAAGCTTAGATAATGTAGTAGTAAATCTAGCACCATCAGCTCCATCAATTACTTTGTGGTCATAAGATAATGATAATGGTAACATTAATCTTGGTACAAAGTTTTCTCCATCCCATACTGGTTTCATTTCAGATTTAGATAATCCTAAAATTGCAACTTCAGGAGCATTAATGATTGGAGTAAATTTAGTTCCTCCAATTCCACCTAAAGAAGAAATTGTAAATGATGCACCTTGCATATCAGCTGATTTAAGTTTACCTTCTCTAGCTCTGCTTGAGATATCTGCCATTTCAAGAGCAATCTCTTTGAAACCTTTTTTATCAACATCTTTGATTACAGGAACTACAAGACCATTTGGAGTATCAACTGCAATTGCAATATTGAAGTATTTCTTCATAATCAGACTTTGTCCATCTGCACTTAATGAAGCATTGAATTTTGGATGAATTTCAAGTGCTTTAGCTACTGCTTTAACTACAAATACTAATGGAGATAATTTAAATCCATCTGCAATTGCATTTTGTGCTTTTCTAAAGCTTTCCATCTCAGTAATATCTGATTCATCAAATTGAGTAACGTGAGGCATTGAAACCCAGTTTCTATGTAATGATGGTCCAGAAATCTTTTGAATTCTACTAAGCTCAACAGTTTCAATCTCACCAAATTGTGAGAAATCAATCTCTTTAAGCTCAGGGAAGTTAAATCCAAGACCTGTTCCAGTTCCTGCAGCTGCTACTGCTGGTTTAGATAATTGCTCTTTTACATAAGCTTTAATATCGTCTTTAAGGATTCTTCCTTTTCTACCAGTTCCTTTTACAAAACCTAAGTCAACACCAAACTCTCTTGCAACTTTTCTAACTGAAGGAGAAGCATAGATTTTCTTAGCTTTTTCAGTTAATACAGATGTAGCTTCAGGTGCACTTACTGCTGCAACTTCTTGAACAGTTGTAGTTTTCTTTGGCTCTTCTTTTTTAACTGGTTCTTCTTTTTTAGCTGGAGTTGGAACTTTTGATTCCATAACTACAGTTTTAACCATTTTTGCAATTAAATCACCAGAATTTACTTTCATTCCAGCTTCAACTGCTAATTCAATAATCTCACCTGCAAATGGAGCTGGTACATCCATAGAAGCTTTTTCAGTCTCTAAAGTAATAAGACCGTCTTCAAACTCTACTGTATCACCAACTGAAACCATTACATCAATTAAATCAACATCTTTATCCGCACCTAAATCTGGTACATGAACTTCTTCAACTACAGAACAAATAGTTTGCTCATTTACAAATTGACAAGAGATTTCTGCACCAGCTGCTGAAATAGCTTTTAATTCAGCTTCTGCTGCTTCTAATCCCATTGGTTCAGATGAATCAGCTGCAGGAGCTGCTGCAACTTCTTCTGTTTTTTGTTCTTGCACAGGAGCGGCTGGAGCTTCTTCAACTTTCTCTTCAGCTGTACCCTCTTCTTCAACTTCAACTCTAGCGATTAAATCACCAGAGTTTACTTTATCTCCAACTTTTACAAGAATTTCTTTAATAACGCCTGCATGAGTTGTAGGAACATCCATAGAAGCTTTTTCAGTCTCTAAAGTAATAAGACCATCTTCAACTTCTACAGTTTCACCAACTTCAACCATGATTTCAATTAAATCAACGTCTTTGTCCGCTCCTAAATCAGGAATAAAAATATCTACTAAAGTACTCATCTTTTACTCCTTATGCTTTTAGTGGGTTTAGTTTATTTGCATCAATATTGTATTTTTTCATTGCTTCAGTAACAACTGATTTTTCAACTTTACCTAATTTAGCTAATTGTGCTAATGTAGTAAATACAATATAGTTAGTATCAACTTCGAAGAACGTTCTTAAGTTCGCTCTACTATCTGATCTTCCGAATCCATCAGTTCCTAATGCTTTAAATGTTCCTTTTACAAATGGAGCAATTTGCTCAGAGTATGATTTCATGTAATCAGTTGCAGAGATAATAATGTTTTCATCATCACTTCCAAGAACTTGGTCAACATATGCAATCTCATCTTCAGCATCAACATTTAAGAAGTTTCTTCTTTCAACGTCTTGTGCTTCTCTTGTTAATTCATTATATGAAGTAGCAGAGTAAATATCTGAAGCGATTCCATACTCGTTTGCTAAAATATCAGCTGCTGCTAATACTTGTTGGAAAATTGAACCAGAACCTAATAATTTAACTTTGAAGTTCTCTTTAGCATCAACAGTTTTAAACTTATAGATACCTTTTAAAATTCCTTCTTCAACACCTTCTGGCATTGCAGGTTGTTTGTAGTTCTCATTTAATGTTGTTAAGTAATAGAATACATCTTCTTGGTTTTCACCATACATTCTTTCAATACCTTTTTGAACGATAACTGCAAGCTCATATCCAAATGTTGGGTCATAAGATACACAGTTAGGTACTGTATTAGCAATAATGTGTGAATGTCCATCTTCGTGTTGTAAACCTTCACCATTTAATGTAGTTCTACCTGATGTTCCACCAACTAAGAAACCTCTAGCCATTTGGTCACCTGCTGCCCAAGTGATATCACCTGTTCTTTGGAATCCAAACATTGAGTAGAAGATATAGAATGGAATCATTGGACAATCATTTACAGAGTATGAAGTTGCTGCTGCAATCCAAGAACCCATAGCACCAAGCTCATTAATACCTTCTTGAAGTACTTGACCTTTTTTATCTTCTTTATAGTATGCAACTTGGTCTCTATCTTGAGGAATATATTGTTGACCTTCAGAAGAGTAGATACCTAATTGTCTAAACATACCTTCCATACCAAATGTTCTAGCTTCATCTGGAACGATTGGAACAACTCTTTTTCCAATTTTCTTATCTTTAACTAATACATTTAAGATTCTTACGAATGCCATAGTTGTAGAAATTTCTCTATCTCCACTTCCATCTAATACAGCTTTGAATTTATCTAAAGTAGGAATTTCAAGCTTTTCAGTGAACTTTGGTCTTCTTTGAGGAAGTGCTCCATGTAATTCAGCTCTTCTTTCTTTCATATATTTCATTTCTTCTGAATCTTCAGCAAATGTATAATATGGGTAGTTCTCTAAATCTTCATCAGAAACTGGAATTCTGAATCTATCTCTAAATTGTTTTAATGAATCAGTGTCAACTTTTTTAACACCGTGAGCAATATTTTTACCTTCTGCTGCTTCACCCATTCCATAACCTTTTACAGTTTTTGCTAGGATTACAGTTGGTCTATCTTTAGTCTCTTGTGCCGCTTTATATGCTGCATAAACTTTTAATGGGTCATGTCCACCTCTGTTTAATGCAAAAATTTCAGCATCAGACATATTTTCAACTAATTTTGCAGTTTCTGGGTATTTATTAAAGAAGTTCTCTCTTGTGTAAGCTCCACCTTTTTGTTTAAAGTTTTGGTACTCACCATCAACAGTCTCTTCCATAAGTTGAAGAAGTTTTCCAGATGTATCTTTTCTTAATAGTTCATCCCAATGTCTTCCCCAGATTACTTTAACTACTCTCCATCCATTTCCTCTGAAGTTACCTTCAAGCTCTTGAATGATTTTACCGTTTCCTCTTACTGGACCATCAAGTCTTTGTAAGTTACAGTTAATAACGAATACTAAGTTATCTAGTCCTTCTCTACCTGCAAGTCCAATTGCACCTAATGATTCTGGCTCATCACACTCACCATCACCCATATAACAATATACTTTTTGTTCAGAACAATCTTTGATTCCTCTATCTGTTAAGTATTTTAAGAATCTTGCTTGATAAATTGCTTGAATTGGTCCAAGACCCATTGATACTGTTGGGAACTGCCAATACTCAGGCATAAGTTTTGGGTGTGGGTATGAAGATAATCCATCTTCCAATGCTTCTTGTCTGAAGTTATCCATTTGTTCTTGAGAAATTCTTCCCTCAACAAAAGATCTTGCATAAATACCAGGAGCAATATGTCCTTGATAAAAAATTAAATCTCCACCATCTTTTTCATTTGGTGCTCTAAAGAAGTGATTAAATCCAACATCATATAATGTAGCAGATGATTGGAAAGATGCGATGTGTCCACCAAGCTCTAAGTTCTTTTTAGATGCTCTTTGTACCATCATTGCTGCATTCCATCTGATAGCAGATCTGATTTTCTTTTCAATATCTCTATCACCTGGCATTTTAGGTTCATCGTTTACATCAATACTATTTAAATATGCTGTAGTTGCCTTAAAAGGTAAGTAAGTTCCTTTTCTTCTAGCTTTATCAATTAGTTTTTCTAAAAGATAATGTGCTCTTCTAGGTCCTTCTGTTTCTAATACTGCATCTAAGGCCTCTATCCACTCTTGTGTTTCAGCCGGATCAATATCATTTAAGTTTAAATCTGACATTTGCGTTTCCTTGTAAAGAATTTACTAGATTTACTAGTGTTTTTGAATGAACATATGTTCATTGTGTAAAAATTGTGTAGCTATTCGTACCGTCAAGTCGAATTATGAACATATGATACTTTAATATTTTTAATTTTTACTTAATTAAAATTTTAGTAATATTCACTTAAGTTTGATGATAAAAAAAAGAAATATAATGGAAAAAAGAGTCAGAAAATTTACCTATTTTTTTATGACTTTTTAAATAAACTTTTTGGGTTGACTTTACATATGAAAGATAAAAAAAGT
The nucleotide sequence above comes from Arcobacter sp. F155. Encoded proteins:
- a CDS encoding PIN domain-containing protein, with the translated sequence MSANKPSKKNYIFIDFENVQPSSLNIPENNNYKVFIFVGANQKKIPVELATSIQNLGNKAEYIIINGVGKNALDFHIAFYIGKLSVTEPTAFFHIISKDTGYDVLISHLKEKKISVYRYTNFNEIPLVKKSTFETLSANAQITEIADYLVRRGNAKPRKVNTLANTIMSISGRTLCQEKINDLINLLEQKKMITIKDKSVTYKLRNSK
- the aceE gene encoding pyruvate dehydrogenase (acetyl-transferring), homodimeric type, yielding MSDLNLNDIDPAETQEWIEALDAVLETEGPRRAHYLLEKLIDKARRKGTYLPFKATTAYLNSIDVNDEPKMPGDRDIEKKIRSAIRWNAAMMVQRASKKNLELGGHIASFQSSATLYDVGFNHFFRAPNEKDGGDLIFYQGHIAPGIYARSFVEGRISQEQMDNFRQEALEDGLSSYPHPKLMPEYWQFPTVSMGLGPIQAIYQARFLKYLTDRGIKDCSEQKVYCYMGDGECDEPESLGAIGLAGREGLDNLVFVINCNLQRLDGPVRGNGKIIQELEGNFRGNGWRVVKVIWGRHWDELLRKDTSGKLLQLMEETVDGEYQNFKQKGGAYTRENFFNKYPETAKLVENMSDAEIFALNRGGHDPLKVYAAYKAAQETKDRPTVILAKTVKGYGMGEAAEGKNIAHGVKKVDTDSLKQFRDRFRIPVSDEDLENYPYYTFAEDSEEMKYMKERRAELHGALPQRRPKFTEKLEIPTLDKFKAVLDGSGDREISTTMAFVRILNVLVKDKKIGKRVVPIVPDEARTFGMEGMFRQLGIYSSEGQQYIPQDRDQVAYYKEDKKGQVLQEGINELGAMGSWIAAATSYSVNDCPMIPFYIFYSMFGFQRTGDITWAAGDQMARGFLVGGTSGRTTLNGEGLQHEDGHSHIIANTVPNCVSYDPTFGYELAVIVQKGIERMYGENQEDVFYYLTTLNENYKQPAMPEGVEEGILKGIYKFKTVDAKENFKVKLLGSGSIFQQVLAAADILANEYGIASDIYSATSYNELTREAQDVERRNFLNVDAEDEIAYVDQVLGSDDENIIISATDYMKSYSEQIAPFVKGTFKALGTDGFGRSDSRANLRTFFEVDTNYIVFTTLAQLAKLGKVEKSVVTEAMKKYNIDANKLNPLKA
- the aceF gene encoding dihydrolipoyllysine-residue acetyltransferase, with amino-acid sequence MSTLVDIFIPDLGADKDVDLIEIMVEVGETVEVEDGLITLETEKASMDVPTTHAGVIKEILVKVGDKVNSGDLIARVEVEEEGTAEEKVEEAPAAPVQEQKTEEVAAAPAADSSEPMGLEAAEAELKAISAAGAEISCQFVNEQTICSVVEEVHVPDLGADKDVDLIDVMVSVGDTVEFEDGLITLETEKASMDVPAPFAGEIIELAVEAGMKVNSGDLIAKMVKTVVMESKVPTPAKKEEPVKKEEPKKTTTVQEVAAVSAPEATSVLTEKAKKIYASPSVRKVAREFGVDLGFVKGTGRKGRILKDDIKAYVKEQLSKPAVAAAGTGTGLGFNFPELKEIDFSQFGEIETVELSRIQKISGPSLHRNWVSMPHVTQFDESDITEMESFRKAQNAIADGFKLSPLVFVVKAVAKALEIHPKFNASLSADGQSLIMKKYFNIAIAVDTPNGLVVPVIKDVDKKGFKEIALEMADISSRAREGKLKSADMQGASFTISSLGGIGGTKFTPIINAPEVAILGLSKSEMKPVWDGENFVPRLMLPLSLSYDHKVIDGADGARFTTTLSKLLSDIRLLSL
- a CDS encoding ABC-F family ATP-binding cassette domain-containing protein, with translation MIQLKNLSKHFGEKTLFTDLNLILGQGQRVGLVGRNGTGKSTLFKLILGEEQADDGEILIPKNYKIGALKQHLVFTEKTLVDETALALAEDDKYSIYKVEKILFGLGFSHEDLQKDPLSFSGGYQIRINLAKLLITEPNLLLLDEPTNYLDILSLRWLKNFLKSFDGEVILITHDRDFMDTVCTHTMGIVRQSLFMLEGSTHKFYAQLEANDEHYEKQKEAQDKKRKELEEFIAKNKARASTAAQAQSKVKLLEKMDEMDSIVDEATLEFDFNYKDTPAKVLLDVKDLSFGYKENEILFKDISFTLKKGETLGIIGKNGKGKSTLLNNIAKELKPLSGTIDYHGTTTFGHFGQTNISHLNPNNTIMDEIYVSNAKLPEATVRGICGSMMFSGDDVKKKISLLSGGEKSRVMLGQILAKDVNLLFLDEPTNHLDMQSIDSLTKAIKNFEGSCIIVTHSEELLRQVCDRLIVFAKDGADYFDGTYDEFLEKIGWEEEEGEEQKEKPKQPKVNKKENKKLRASIIQERSKETNPLKKKIEKLENSIMEIEDHIEKQQAELIQASNQGDNSKIIELSQVIKKQEDEVEQMFESLEENQLKLDELMVLYDKKLEEI
- the lpdA gene encoding dihydrolipoyl dehydrogenase → MGKIVDILIPDLGADKDVDLIEVMVEVGDEVEVEDGLITLETEKASMDVPTTEAGIIKEILVKVGDKVNSGDLIARVEVQDEAAAEPVKEEAKAAPTAAPAASKPAPSNVEVSANAKEVKGQVLVIGAGPGGYSAAFRCADLGLDTVLVERHPTLGGVCLNVGCIPSKALLHVAKVIDEAAHIEHAGIKFPKPEIDLPGVAAYKSGVVKKLTDGLSAMAKMRKVTVVQGVAKFVDEHTVIVNHTDKEGEQTKVSFDNCIIAAGSQSSKMGFIPHEDPRIWDSTNALEVKEVPKRLLVMGGGIIGLEMATVYQRLGSEIDVVVRGPQVMTGTDKDIVKVYTKANEKKFNFMFKTQTQAIIPKQEGIYVEFKGDNAPAEPQTYDAVLVAMGRTPNGLNIGLENTGVEVDDKGFISVDNQMRTKVPHIFAIGDIIGQPMLAHKAVHEGHVAAEVIAGHKVFFEPKQIPGIAYTFPEIATAGMSEIEAKEAGINYEVASFPWSASGRALASDVSETGMTKLIFDKDTHQLIGGSLVGENAGELLGEISLALEMDCDAEDIGLTIHAHPTLHESVGMCAEIFHGSITDLPNKKAVKKK
- a CDS encoding DUF2238 domain-containing protein, with protein sequence MEKSHKIIYSIYILIWIILAINPKYPEDWFLENILVFLLFPFVLWSDIKYKYTLLSIFFLLIFASLHSLGAHFTYAQMEYFDFITQLFGFERNHFDRVVHFLFGLLVFRSLFEIVVVYSNSLKSALFFTFTLVVCIATIYELVEWFAAVTFYPELGMAFLGTQGDIWDAHKDTLLACIGALINIMFYNHYKKLWVLKKFK